In Tamandua tetradactyla isolate mTamTet1 chromosome 7, mTamTet1.pri, whole genome shotgun sequence, the following are encoded in one genomic region:
- the LOC143691311 gene encoding uncharacterized protein LOC143691311 isoform X1: protein MAAAAVAGLIPVFHTVAGDKSSYYIGRQLWFGFIAVYGVVVYVVRMPWAPIHEDFWCHGNITNSCLAECFEKRFNHPVVGIWYFFFFIFLAFFFLMEFFMAQIRHKQIKAKSVESLANEVEEGSMVGIQEHVPCPKKSIMNFHREKMLLLLYLLYFILQVGSQGVFLFLLMSQHLPLVNQAIIHCSTVSCPGPYLCLIRGTMEKRMSIYTLITLSFMIILFCSGFFLYTIHHYLLKGFTSTKSWAN, encoded by the coding sequence ATGGCTGCAGCAGCAGTGGCTGGACTGATCCCCGTGTTCCACACTGTGGCTGGTGACAAATCTAGCTACTACATCGGGCGGCAGCTGTGGTTTGGCTTCATCGCCGTGTACGGAGTAGTGGTGTATGTGGTCCGTATGCCATGGGCCCCCATCCACGAGGACTTCTGGTGCCACGGCAACATCACCAATTCTTGCTTGGCTGAGTGTTTTGAAAAACGTTTCAACCATCCTGTGGTGGGGATTtggtacttctttttctttatcttcctagccttcttcttcctcatggaaTTCTTCATGGCTCAGATTCGGCATAAACAGATCAAGGCAAAGTCAGTGGAGTCACTGGCGAATGAAGTGGAGGAGGGCTCGATGGTGGGAATCCAAGAACATGTTCCCTGTCCAAAGAAATCCATCATGAACTTCCACCGAGAGAAGATGCTTTTGCTTTTGTACCTCCTGTACTTCATCCTGCAGGTCGGCTCTCAGGGTGTGTTTTTATTCCTTCTCATGTCTCAACACCTGCCCCTGGTGAACCAAGCCATCATCCACTGCAGCACCGTTAGCTGCCCTGGTCCCTACCTCTGCCTGATCAGGGGAACCATGGAGAAGCGAATGTCCATCTATACCCTCATCACCTTGTCCTTCATGATCATCCTCTTCTGCTCAGGTTTTTTCTTGTATACTATTCATCACTACCTGTTAAAGGGCTTCACAAGTACCAAGTCTTGGGCTAATTGA